In Mobula birostris isolate sMobBir1 chromosome 15, sMobBir1.hap1, whole genome shotgun sequence, the following proteins share a genomic window:
- the LOC140210446 gene encoding adhesion G-protein coupled receptor G2-like: MRKNKGDHTTQIHINLCIACFLLNTSFLTNEWISKLMVDGVCKMIAVFLHYSLLCTLTWMVIEGLHLYLMLIKVFNIYVKRYIQKLALMGWGIPAVVVSLCIAVDKNNYGQFQIKMQDNNSSVSMCWITNDKVHYVTNCGFFGMIWLWNLTMLITVCVKLAQMKKGINTVSRSVWKDLWMVLGLSYLLGITWALPLILHGPVYVVQTYLFCILNSLQG; the protein is encoded by the exons ATGAG GAAGAATAAAGGTGATCACACCACCCAGATCCACATTAACCTCTGCATTGCTTGCTTTCTACTGAATACGAGTTTCCTGACCAATGAGTGGATTAGTAAGCTGATGGTTGATGGTGTCTGTAAGATGATCGCTGTGTTCCTTCACTATTCATTACTGTGCACTTTAACATGGATGGTAATTGAAGGACTTCATCTCTACTTGATGCTGATCAAAGTGTTCAACATCTATGTCAAACGCTACATACAAAAACTGGCTTTGATGGGTTGGG GCATCCCTGCTGTGGTGGTGTCTTTGTGCATTGCAGTGGACAAGAACAATTATGGACAGTTTCAAATCAAAATGCAGGACAATAACAGCTCTGTTTCCAT GTGCTGGATAACAAATGATAAAGTGCATTATGTTACAAACTGTGGCTTTTTCGGCATGATATGGCTTTGGAACCTGACAATGCTAATCACCGTCTGTGTCAAGTTAGCTCAGATGAAAAAAGGAATCAATACTGTGTCAAGATCTGTGTGGAAGGATCTGTGGATGGTCCTCGGCCTCAGTTATTTGCTGGGCATCACGTGGGCTTTGCCGTTGATTTTACATGGACCAGTGTACGTGGTTCAAACGTACCTGTTTTGCATCTTAAACTCCCTGCAAGGTTAG